AATCGCTGCAGTATGTCGGGAGACTTTACAAGCAATATCGTTTCTGCACTCCAAAGGAACTATACATAGGGACATCAAATCTGACAATGTCTTACTTGCTATGGACGGGACTGTAAAAGTTACGGACTTCGGGTTTTGTGCAAACATAGTCGGCGACGAAAAACGACAGACCATGGTCGGTACTCCATATTGGATGGCCCCAGAAGTTGTTACAAGGAAGCAGTATGGTAAAAAAGTTGATGTATGGTCGCTAGGTATTATGGCCATAGAAATGATCGAGGGTGAACCTCCATACATGAAAGAAGCACCTTTGAGAGCGTTATATTTGATCGCTGCTGTAGGCAGACCAAAGATACCAAGATGGGACAAACTATCTCCAGAATTCCAGGACTTCTTGGACAAATGTCTGCAAGTGGATGCGGATGAGAGAGCAACTGCTGACGAACTTCTAGCACATCCATTCTTAGATTGCGCGATGGAATTGAGAACGCTGACGCCATTAATTAAGGCTGCACAAAAAATTCTTCACAAGAATTTCTCTGACTGAAGTAAGAATTTTCTTTGTATCCACATTTGATTTTACGCCCGTTATAGCGTTATAATTTCGGAAATTCCATGAATATTGTGCCAATGACAGCGTGATGCCTAtatagaaatattttaaagcTTCGCACGCCGAaccgtaattttttattttttatttttttttacaattctaAGTGTGACACAGTGTTATCGTTGTGGTCATGCTAGGCCAATGGTTCTTTTAGAATTTCATTCCAAAGCGTGACTTCGATATGGATATGGTAAAATTATCATTTCTCCATTCTGCGTACAAGCCTTGTTATAGGAATTCGAATCTTATGAACTCTTCATCGATAGTTAAGTATTGGGAaagcgtatattttttgtatggcATTTATTTTCGTAAGTAAAGTACTGATTGTCATGTAACATGTGATAAGTGCCAATTTGGTAtggcaataatatttttgtattttcataaataattaaagttagTTCCGTACATGACGTATGTACTTGGCGTCCatgttttacattaaaaaaccgcccaagtgttagtcaggctcgtgcaacgagggttccgtaccacagtcgtattatttcgacattttgcacgataattcaaaaactattatgcataaaaataaataaaaatctgttttagaatgcacaggtgaagccctttcatattatgatacccacttgattattatagttatcttacttcgaaaattgaagatactaatttttagttcatgaccacaatttaattttttttgtgtgatgcaactataaattcacggttttcagatttatcccctaatgtctgctataagacctacctacctgccaaatttcatgattctaggtcaacgggaagtaacctgtaggtttcttgactaggtgatatcaagtggggtattatgtGAAAGgacttcacttgtgcattctaaaacagatttttatttatttttatgcttcatagtttttgatttatcgtgcaaaatgtcgaaaaaatacgactgtggtacggtgTCCCTGTCAATGGAACCCTATGGAAAATAAATGGATATAAAATCAATAAGTAATCATATTaatcaaactagcttatactcgcaacttccagtccagtagtttgagctgtgcgttgatagatcagtcagtcgccttttccttttatataataaatatagattCGTATTCAGTATTTGTTCGTAAAATTGCtagagatgttttttttttggaaaacgcaaattgtattatttttagtcATAACTCGTGTTATCATCATTCTAGTAGATACGATATCTACTCCTGATATACGGATACATATATCATGCACTATATCGTAATTTTATAGAAAGGCAATAGTTCCTGTATTACGAAACTTCTTTGATTCATTGCGACCGTTGCTATCGTTATTTTATTGTTCAACTGTGAATtacgaggtcctgggttcgattcccaggtcGGACCgaaaatagttaggtattgaatttttcCACTTTTAGATTAAGTTTTCAGATAATTAAATGGTACTGTTGTGCCACTTTGCTcgacttggcgggggcactcTCATGCCCCCAGATAAGATATTGTTTTTAAGTTTTGTAATACAGGAATTAGTCTTAGTTTAGGGGCactataaactaaataaaaagaTAAGTGCCTCTTTCTATTTCATTAAGAAAAAGGGCAATAAAGGTGTAGTTTTCACTCTTAAGTAACCCTGATTTTACACTACAAAATGTATGTAGTCTGTACAATCTGATGCCATATTAAAAGCTAATTCTTTTGAATACAAAACTGAAAGTAAACTAAAGTAATGCTGTCATTTTTGCAACAATCAATGAAGAAAAGGACAACATCATAGCCTTATTTACTTTTGTGTACAAAAGTATTAGTGACatcatgtaaaatattttaaaactttgacATATTTGATTTAGTTACTTAAGgatttattaattaatctgTCCATAATAAGTGATAAATACATACCACTTCTGATGTTCACAAACTGTTACTGGTCTTAAGCTAATTTCATCCTTTTCACAATGTTCTTTGCGAATAAGGACTGCTAGCTTTTTGTATTGTAATTGAAAGTTGTGTACAAAATAATTGGTAATGTCAAGCAAAACTATTCGATTtcaatgtgacgtcacagcgACCAAAGAAAAAAGATTTCACTTCTGATGTTCACAAACTGTTACTGGTCTTAAGCTAATGTCATCCTTTTCACAATGTTCTTTGCGAATAAGGACAGCTAGCTTTTTGTAATGTAATTGAAagttgtgtacaaaagaattggTAATGTCAAGCAAAACTATTCGATTTCAATGTGATGTCACAGCaaccaaaataaaaaattgttaaactagtatttttttacatctttaggGTGCCTTTCCATTTTTCTGATTGACGGATGAcgtcagaggtgattgcgattgtcactttgtagctgtcattttaccgtaatcgagtTACAGTTCAGTTAATCTGAACTGTATCTGCTCCAGTGGAAGGCATTCTTAATTGTGGCCTAGAGTCGAAGTAATTATTccaatttgttattttatttcccTTTATTAGAAGATTGCTTTTGTAAGAAATCTGCGTAGGTAGAACAAAGTACTGTGGAAATAAGATGTCTCAATCAAATATAGACTTTAAACCAATGAAATAAGAACGTTTTTCGAACAGATTTTCTACTACCACACACACGATCCATCTTAGACCCGATAAGGAATCGATAATTTTGCTTGCAAGtttgtattaagtatttaagAATGTAGTTCGCTTTAACAGTTTACCAAAAACTGTACATAAAAGTATGATAAGTTTTTACCACATGTGGCATTTTTATCTATAAGGACATGTTTAATGCGTACCTAAACCTATCTATATCGTCAGATCAAATCCCTAGCCAAGATGCTAgaatctacagtgcgacaaggctctcttggcacttcaatggcattgacaggggggcgctgttggagaacaaaggctaagaATATTCAACGAATATCCAAACAAgaataaaggggacacttgacagcaacgttagttccgattttcgccacgcgccaagatagccttgtcgcactgtaatcaagtttcaaaataaaaagtgtCAAACAACCATAGACAAagtcaaagtatttttttacgtCCTTACACAATTTTATCGAcgatattacaaaaataatttaatgttaGACACAAAagtagattttaattattgttccaACATTCTCTATTTTTTTCTACATTCCTATTCATGACTTTCTACAATTTGAAACGaccaaatatttatttctatacttTTTATACTCTATGCTTTCTAGATGTAAGTAATTAAGACTGTATGAACTAAACTTATGCTCACATTCTTACCAAATACTTAGGCCCGCTTTGAGTTTCGCAATGGTCAAAGATTTTGATCACAaacctacagtacctacgcggcaaaaagtaatgtacctacatcagcATTTcggatgacatttcggctttgtagagcgttgtctctgtcactcgtttTGTCAGTTTCAGCGACAAAGACGACGCTCTACCAATCTGCTACCTCctgctaaaggtcgatgtacaatactttctgcagcgtactgtacaAAGTCATATAAcaagttgacacatagagcaaatatggcgagtgcgttctcaaaatgtatgcactataaTATATAGCTTTAGTTATAAACTAGTGAGTGAACGTCTGTGAAACTCAGgcactgagatctatagagtgtactttgactttgctcaaactatAGTTACTtatgttaaaacgagacagagttattTACTCACATAAATGTGTCTCATTAAGCTCAGCCAAAAtttgctctatagatctcagctatAGTGGCCCTACTGTTTCTTTGTAAGTTTCTAGTGAAATTGCAATAacattacaattttataaaaatgtattagatattaaaaattgtatttcacTATGTATTAATTACACTTGTTCTATCCTTATCACTTTTTTAATTGGTGCAATACTTtgtgatttttaaaatcataaacaaaataaattatttttgataaatcTGTTTAATTTTTGTATCAAAGAGGCCATCTtgttttaggttttgaaaaatttaaatttaaacttttacCGTGCATTTACATATTCACGATTGCGGTAAGGTTTACTCTCGCCATTCGACAAGACGAGATATGAGATGATACGCCAGACCTTTGGTCACATAATCATCTTTTGTCTCAATTATTACAAGATTATGTCatacatataaaataattatgtatataaaataatttcatttcaatttcatttttatgcaCTTGTAACGCTGAGAACGCTCATTGAGCGAAAAAAGTTTGCAACGCGTTGTGGTCAGTGTAAAACAGCCACATCGCGAAATTTGTGTTATGGCACTTATGAAAACGCTCACAATGCGTTGTGGCAATCACAGAAAGACCGCATAGCGAAATTCGTGTCGTGGCTATCATGCTCTACGACCACAACGTGTTGTGGCATGGCGTTGTGtcgaatacataatattaactatGACGAGTAGTGCAACAGGCAGCGAAGGCGAATATGTAAATGCACggttaattattttgtaataatataaacaataattattaaataagtaactgtaagatatacttttattttagtattattttgtatgatgatgttttattttactctTTAAGCAGTAGCCATATTTGAATTAAGATCGTTACGAAATAAATACACTAAATTAGGTAACTTTGCTTTTCTAATGTAACTTGCCTGTCAAAGTAACATGGGAAAAGCAAAGTTACTCTGATTCATGGCAATGGAATTGGAGTTTAATGGAATACCCTCCACCAAGAGTGCCTGCTTTGAATAGTTAGTTATAAAACGTATTGACTATTGTTAGGTTAATGCTACAGACTAAAGAAAAAGACAGACGGAGCCCTTGTAAACAGATGTTCATAAAAGTGAAGCCAGTTGTTTGTGCGTGCATCTTATTGCGATAAATTGCGTAAGGGTGATATCTACACGTCGAAGAATTCATCAACTTACATTAACATTATTGTAGGTTTTATACAAAATAAGTTTGTTgagtttgtgttaatttgtatATGAAATTCAAATCAAGATATTATTTAACAAACAATATAAAATACTAACAGAACCAAACATTCGAGACACTTACCTAATTAATCAGCTCCTTATTTTAAATCGGCTTCCTGGACCTGCTTCATATATAGGTATTGGTGTGTTGTcttgtctttttccttttgtCTCTGGTTCACGCATCGCCGCACAACGAAAATTGTGTTAACTGTATATTCGAAGCTAGATCGCTTAGTGcataagtttataatatacacCAATGACACTTTTTGAACGTTTTATTACTAGAGATTTgcgtattaaattatttttgtaaatgatGCATATTGTTTTTATCAGCTTATCACAAAATGCTCAACACATCACTGGTTATACCGTCATTGTGAATTTTAAAGGATTttggcgtttaaactatcgtgagtgatttccattatacataatatatttctacGGGGCCCTTTTTCAAGGGGGTcaattcgcgcacgcgtcgcgtttaAGACCATATAGAAAGGATTTTAACTGCACATTTTTACCGGCCAATCACGTTtgtctccttcaagctacttgagactggcaaagtgcattgtgctgataTGGCTCTGAGAAAAACCACATattaagaaaagaagaagaagagagaagacttgaatttgcaaaaataaattattttattacgtaagtatttacaataatttgcctatatttatttacaataagcAATCGTAATTAATTCCATATATCAAGTATATATCTTTTCTCTTTTATCATATTTTCTACAAATTCCTCCGCTTCATTTGCCTCGTCGCCATACTTCGCTATACATTGCACGATCGCCTCTCTAACTGATGGTGCCATTTTCTTAATATCTCCACAAATATACACATAAGCTCCTTGCAGTAATAACTTTGTAAGTTCTTCACCATTCTGTTGTATAGCATCCTGAAATAATGTTAATATTAGATCTACAtacttttttattgtttatataATAGAGGTTTGCGACAGATTATAATAAAAACAGACAGAAAACATGGTGGTACAGAGAATGAAGTTGATTTAACAAAAAAGCAATTATTTAACAGAACCAATCTGGACCATGAACTTTATTGTAATGGTTACGTCTGCTTTTTCCTTTTAGTTTGTGATTTCCCTTTTACTCACGGTTGggaaaaaacaattaaaaaaatatttttttatcacaGTATCAAAAACCTATTTAAAACGCTTATTTTAAACATTGCCAACCCTGCTTTTAAGACCATAAGGTACTTAATcgaatatgaaataaaaatcaaaaattcaattaccaatacttaggctgagatatatagagcgcactttgactttgctcagacttaggattgagttaaaacgagacagatttatgtgagagataatacatctgtctcgttttaactctgtcctaagtctaagcaaagtcagagtgcccTTTATAGATTTCACCTTAAAAGTACCTAGCACtattctaaaatataaaaagaacaaTTCTTAAATACAAAATCATAAAGATTTAACTTTTTAACTCACCTGTACATAACTATTCTCAGTGTTGCCACACCTAGAAAACGAGGTTGTCAATTTATTCAGTACCCCATCCAATACAAAATCATTCAATTCTTTCTCATAAATAAAATCTAGCTTTGGTTCTCTACATCCAAAAAATAACCATGTATAACCCAACTTAATTTCTGGGTTaactttgaataaatgttttctCTCTTCCAAAAATCCTATAAAAGGTGACACTCCTGTACCAGGTCCTATTAATATAATAGGCGTTTCCAAATTCTCtggtaaataaaaatcatttatatTCTTTCTTATATAAATGGGAATCTTTCTTTCCATATTACATGTATTTATATTCAAATTTTTCATTTCTTCTTCTATACTACTATCATCCTTTATAATAATTCTTTCCAACCATCCTGTAGTCAATCCTTTTCTATTATTACCAATATCTATAATGGAAAAGcagattttgataaaacttttATCACAATTTGCAATAGAATAAGGTCTTGGTAAGAGACGTGGTAAATGTTCCAAAATAACTTCCACAGGTGGTTTACATGATGGGAATATAGTAAATATGTCTAGGAGGCATATATGTTTGTTTAATATATGTGTTGTATATGCTACGGCGCCTTCTTTGCTGCAGAGATATTCGAGGGTCCTTTTCTCCTTGTCATCTTTTGTATGTCTTGAGAGTGTGAGGAGAAAAAGCTGGAAAAGTGAAATGGCAAgttgaattaataaaataaattctgatGAAAGGCTAAGGATTAGTAAGGACACTTATTAAATTATGCAAAACTAGCTTTCTTGTGACATTCTCCTTTTCTATTTGGGGTTTtttaatcttgttttttttttgattaaacTTTATAAAGTAGTAAGTAATGGTAGGTTAGTGTCTATTTGTTACTTGAACAGATACCTTGTACTGAAGCCACATAGAGCGTTTGTGCACTAAGTCATATCCGAttcgttttcgtaaaaaaaaaatcgaatcaTTCAAAATGTACGTACGCTTGTGCACTGATTTGGTTTGTATTTAtacggatccgtcaaaatacCAATTTAATGATCACAAGCGTAtgttttgtatgacggccacttcgagtTTGCGAAAActaatacgaatgagtgcataAAATGTCTGTAGGATACATTTCAGTTTTATGCCTCGAAGGAAGAACTCGGAAAAGCAAGTGAAGATTAATTCGCAATATCTTTCTTTTGATCGGTTAAAAATTTtgataagtaaaataatacacaATACCTTTTTTAATACACCCCTCAAATCGACACAATGGGTTAAAACATGTCTCAAAGTAGATTCCATGGGCAGATGTGCTGACATTCTGCCACTTTTAAGGCTGCTATCTATACTAAGGACATAGTCACAATCTGCCACATCCTTTAGATTCAAGTGTTCAATAAGACAATCCACTTCTGATTGAGAATTTTGAGGAATCACCCCTATAGTGTCACCAGGGCGAAATTTTAAATTGCTGCCCTGAAAAGTAATGATAAAAATGTATACAAACTAGAGCaaaatgagtgacagagacaacattTACGAAGccaaaacctctttctaaaggttcatgtacaatattttctgccacctACTGTAGTTAGATTATCTGAAAAAGTGTAAATCTAATGAGTaattacaaagtttcaactcaattaGTTACTATTATCTaactatgaaaattttaatatgctCTTTAAGGTTTGAAAAGGTGAAAGCCAAGATTGTACATCCATCTAGTTACTAAATGGCTTGAAATTGCATAACCAACACATTCTACTGATAAGCACTATCAAAACTAAGCTATACTACCCTCCTTAGTAACGGATAGATACCTTAACATCAAAGGTGCATTCATACACTGCCTTGCAGTTCTCATTGACAGCTGTCAACCTTCTCCAGCTGCTGACAGGGGCATGAAATATGTCGCTTGCAGCAAAAGGTAATAGTGGCCTCTGCCCTTTATACACTGTCTTACGTTCCTATAAGAAAATCttcataaacaaacaaacaccatGCTTTTTATTACACTAAAAGTTAGAAATAGACCTTTATAATATTGCAATAGTAATGTTTGCAATTGATTCAAtgatagagagagccagcgcctgttattttatataagctgaaagtttctcgcgtattgtccccaacacaggaaggaacgctcggcgactatgaagtttggctTTGGAAGATGTATGTAGGCATGTTTTAAATCAATAGCTGAAACACTAGTGCACCTATGTATGCCTAGGTAATCCAAAAGACTCACTCAACTagataaaatctgttttataaatGTGTCTTGTATGTTGATTCATCACAATTCTTAGGTTAGACCTTATGATTATCTAGACAAACTTAGATGCACAGGTATTTCGGATTTCAACTTGTGTAATTAATTGTACTAAAATAGTACTTGTGTGGAATGTGGACAtatgtttttcttttaatacaTTATTTCACAATAATAGATAATATTCAAAATACTTACATCAGAACTGTGGAAGTTTATTTTTAACGCATTCTCTTTATATGCAGGTAAGTTTAGTACTTTGGTTCCATTCAGAGTTTCAAATAAGTCTAGGAAATTATGATTTATAACCATTTTTACAATCtagaactaaaaataatttcaaaaattgtaACCTAACCTATCAATCCCAATTCACAAtcatatgttattggtctgtgatcaACATGACGTTGAGtggtatacatattaatctatgcgtTGAGTCTTGAGAGGTGGTGATATGTCACAATATGTCATGTTCACCTTGGACACTGACATCGCAACAGATTATTTCAGAATACGAGAAAAGAATCTCTGACATAGGTAAAGTATTCTGTACATGTAAAGGCAAGGACAGACTAGCTGACATTATGCACTACGAAGTCGTTTGAAGTCATTATAATCAGGAGGCACGGGAGTGCCTCCGCCAAGACGAGTCAAACTAAAGGacggattttcatttttcacttgtaatattttaaataataaaataaaaccaatcttTTAAATCTCActctttattattttcttatttaaatattttcgaTTTCTACTTCAATCACCCACTGTCAAAAAAAGAAAATCAGAATTTAATAACTACAAACTTAACTGTATATTTACCTAAGTTTTCAGCGGTAGAtcaaaacaacaaataaatataatatactagcttttaccccgcggcttcgcccgcgtagtaAGTGCATTCCTGAACATTAGAAACTATTCCAGAATATTTCACAACATTCCAGAATGTTCTAGAACGTTCGAACTCACGACAGATCTTACTTTATATACCCCTATCAGCAGGTATTACCCATAGAGAAAAGTCTTCGAATGGTCCACAATGTTCCAGATTCCAGAATATTCGACACACATTCGAGAATGTTCTGGACAATTCTAGCAATTTCTATAGGGCGAAACTTCCAACCCTTATATCTTCAAAAGCACACCCTTCAGGTATAAACGGGAACCTTCTTCATGGACGGGAGATAGAGAGCTATCACaccatataaaataaataaataagaaagaataataaataaataaaaaatagaaaagaagtaggtacttacgaacATTAATTAGTACAAGTTAAAATCAACTCACAATTTATTGCTACACCCTTATCACCAGTATATCCAACAACACATTCGGGACACACAGTAGTATCGCAAGGATTTTCCGTTTCAGTCGGAAAGGCAGGACTTAATTCCGCTGGTGGAGgctgaaatattatttatttttatttataataaattttaatggcaaaaaatttaatttgacaTTAACAAAaagtaaatttataactatatacatatatttattacCTCCAGCCTGTACAAATAGGACAATTTACACGGGTCCCAAGTTGTGCAAAGAGTGGCGTTATGCACCAAATCCTTCCTGGGCTCGTCGCCGAAATAATCAAATGAGATAACAATATTGTTGTCTATTGCGCATTTTTCTAAAAACTCGTTGACTGATATCTAAGGAAATTATATAACAATAGTGTCAATAATTTCAGGTTTACAgggtcttaaaataaaaatcaaatagcTACTACCTTCGTCTTATTACCACAGTCCAAAGTACcgttttgaaaataattattctcTCGATCTCCATTTCCAAGACAGAACATCCACCCTTCATGGAACGAGTATTCTATcggtgccacttcagcttcaatGCAAGGATCGACAGGTACCGGAATAGAACTGTGCCCAAAAGTACATTTCCGTTCGTGCATATTTGCTTGCACGCGATAAGCGTCAAGATCTGGTTCGGATCCTTCTGGGCATTCGTAATAGTTACCTAGGATTTACAAAACGCTTCAAAAACGgtaacatttaaatttttgaagatGAATCACTTTACTTATCTTAGAATGTCAGTTTTGCGCTAGATAGTAGGTAGGAGGGTAGGTCGATTAGGATGTCACGTAGCAACTAAAACTGTTATGGTCCTATCTTGGACCCAGTGGCGTAAGGTATAAAAGCACTACTTTCCTACAGTTGAAATAATtcaatactatattttttatgacctactaatataatattataataacctacCTTATAGAGCCTATCCTGAGTTGCAACTCTGTTCATGCTACTGattagactgcatcatgacTGCACAGTGCACTTATCATGAAGTGAAGACCAAACCAAAGAGAATGGAAATCAAAAGTTATTATAATgttataacaaaattattacctaccatTCTGAATAATATAAGTAGTTTTGTGTCGTTTGGTTATGACTGTTCTAACAGTCAGTCCATTGCCTCCACTCTTAATATTTTCCATTAGCACTTCTTGCGCTGCACGTTGCTCCCTCGACCACTTTGCTGCTTCTTCGGCTAGTATCTGCCTGCTTATTTTACCTTCTGATTGCGTTGACTATAAAGACAGTGATAAAGTCAACGTTAAAACGTATCTAAACTACACCAAATAAGCGACATAAAACCCTATAAAGAAGAAACACTTGCCTGAGGAGTACTTTCCATGATGACATGAGGTCTTCCAAGAGTGTGCTGCCATATAAGCTGAGCGGCGACTTTATGCTTAGTGCTATGATGTAATGGTTGAATCTGGAGGATGCTGTACCAGGCAAGTTCTCTGTATACGCTATCTGGGAGATATCCGGTCTAAAAAGGAAAATGAGTTAACTAGTATGTTGATGTAATATTTACATCGATGTATTATTTGACGTCAAAAAGAGCATGTTGTGATGAACCATTTAAAAAACGGTGTACTTACAGGCATAAAATCCATATGCCACTGTAATAAGGAAAAAAGTtagtaaaaaatttattttaagacAGTAATTCTTGCAATTTGCACTTTATTCGAATACAAAATTACCTCTTCTTCAGGTTGGTCTGTAGTATCTATAACGAAATAAATGCAatgttattattcaaataactaGTACATTAATCAAAAAAACACTAAAATTATAATCACAAACCGTCATCATCATCTTGGGCGTGTATCACCAtgaactgaaaaaaaaactgtggtCAAAAAATCATCTGATGTCCGTTTTAGAtataactaaattaattaattaattatagtctAAAGAAAACCTGTAACatcaataaattgaaaaatagcTTTAGAATTATCTCCATGCACACGTTCATATTTGCGAAAATTTcttgttaaaatgaaaaatataattgttataGCTTATAGTTTTACGACTCAATTTGTTAACGAGTTTTAATAAACCTTTTAGAATTCGATCGTTATAAGGCATGAGTTCTTAGACTGTTTTTGACCATAATAtttcgtattttattttattgtattttaccTATACTAGTTACCCACTCAAAATGAGctcataaaataattttcataaaagtaGACAAAT
The Maniola hyperantus chromosome 11, iAphHyp1.2, whole genome shotgun sequence DNA segment above includes these coding regions:
- the LOC117986252 gene encoding methionine synthase reductase; this encodes MVINHNFLDLFETLNGTKVLNLPAYKENALKINFHSSDERKTVYKGQRPLLPFAASDIFHAPVSSWRRLTAVNENCKAVYECTFDVKGSNLKFRPGDTIGVIPQNSQSEVDCLIEHLNLKDVADCDYVLSIDSSLKSGRMSAHLPMESTLRHVLTHCVDLRGVLKKLFLLTLSRHTKDDKEKRTLEYLCSKEGAVAYTTHILNKHICLLDIFTIFPSCKPPVEVILEHLPRLLPRPYSIANCDKSFIKICFSIIDIGNNRKGLTTGWLERIIIKDDSSIEEEMKNLNINTCNMERKIPIYIRKNINDFYLPENLETPIILIGPGTGVSPFIGFLEERKHLFKVNPEIKLGYTWLFFGCREPKLDFIYEKELNDFVLDGVLNKLTTSFSRCGNTENSYVQDAIQQNGEELTKLLLQGAYVYICGDIKKMAPSVREAIVQCIAKYGDEANEAEEFVENMIKEKRYILDIWN
- the LOC117986254 gene encoding uncharacterized protein, translating into MDFMPTGYLPDSVYRELAWYSILQIQPLHHSTKHKVAAQLIWQHTLGRPHVIMESTPQSTQSEGKISRQILAEEAAKWSREQRAAQEVLMENIKSGGNGLTVRTVITKRHKTTYIIQNGNYYECPEGSEPDLDAYRVQANMHERKCTFGHSSIPVPVDPCIEAEVAPIEYSFHEGWMFCLGNGDRENNYFQNGTLDCGNKTKISVNEFLEKCAIDNNIVISFDYFGDEPRKDLVHNATLCTTWDPCKLSYLYRLEPPPAELSPAFPTETENPCDTTVCPECVVGYTGDKGVAINLGD